A section of the Acanthochromis polyacanthus isolate Apoly-LR-REF ecotype Palm Island chromosome 13, KAUST_Apoly_ChrSc, whole genome shotgun sequence genome encodes:
- the LOC127536854 gene encoding uncharacterized protein LOC127536854 isoform X2, translated as MPRKGRRSQAQKQRWRKLDASEMPTPPVDAPHCSRSPQYKKVGSTLPAGRFWEERQARANLIARRGTGYRHKALKWPTSPFTGRNHKLVIPPERPGKKFILIVGDSHLRALVDGFIRMPESRLSFGFLSIPGASASEIRTEVLHAAVPRAPDAVCVMAPGNNLTSTTVEKAGVDFANLLTTCGNRWSKVFVVDFPPRLVVDVQHQDLLRQEYRRVAARMGVKFFNTAEHFPLSDLVLWSKDGVHLSDREGMGILVQLFWSAASEQLVTPPLPSPPIPPQPPVRKAPVRERSPAPPSPKPRERRKIGQGGKTSHPREPPRSRGSPKPRMAQQQVEESFLPLNPIWFSSTALSAMEKVSPSHMSCLADFSAMDKVSPSHKSCLADFKASPKSKKLFDSPPARLSCSWGKTETPVCSPIAKMAKIMTPSPNGQAWTADDAGCKPPSPEKMTRTLTPSQTKWPWFMIAASTSADAPTDNDKTRSESHRVESVRASHSQNDRRYKVFSRNHQCSCNALTFLAYHTEGCQFTRTTLDRVLAQGDALYVGVKQQLIRDKTFQSNHLTVEEMPKQVLTDRHLYNVNMSEIRCGFLKTQVSSPGRRQWWLPLASQLESLSAEVNQALIIISPEVIAVFRDQSGRYGVFDSHSRDSRGLPSHSGKAIVMTFAELSDLANHLHTLFRDRGDSASYEFVPVSFQTDSPSEHSQQSPEIEVQHEVSEPPLLTWQADSGTAVKIEEDVKGSSAVPQAIKLCKFNKDRRRKAKRRACDKKEQLKEKIGKKTGERIRYASCAEFRRKKIQAQCVCVQNNREQRLLSSKKYYAKFNVKMRDRVKTKYMTDSAFRSRKINYVVKRYSTDPAILNRQKKYVVQRYRKDPEFRLHHIQRCSLLRRRRLAANPDMRQKLQRALSIRRKYRQLGTSCQPVLTSVMAAAIAAFRETISHGPTYVCTVCHRTMFPNQVKSCKRVKYSTNIDVAQACLTGTYVHVCDAECSSPCSMPPERLQEWICHNCDSHLSRGRMPTHAVANNLELAAIPPELAELNVLERQLIAKILPFAKIIALPKGQQRAVHGAVVCVPSEVESIVNSLPRPLPEAQLLQVKLKRHIRFKGYQHFYTVNMKNVLVALEKLREQHSEYSDVTIDEQATFQNLLHDSDDECTDDAQWGEDSMLDEELLEAADSYTEPVLADFVSDAGTSRPEDDQTRNTDMPSPSTELENRSNDVTTETLLEESADDIDSQHDSMDAAQWGEDILDQELLQVSDSYQTNLAADIPTEQQEELRPGLALDTCMQPPDIAQEILSYGDGIFSVAPAQGNKPVGFFAIPKLEAMAFPVQFPTGENTLDEDRPIKLSPSRYFNARLFGADTRFAEDQTYLFFAQFVTETNLARGSMSIQMRKGKMRTKDGRAIKNSMLQDKEEVERLIQAKEAMRFMQPLRGTPAYWNKSLRDLHAMLRQLGKPTFFLTFSAAEMRWPEIIGVIKSQQGQTLGDFSELDWKAKCDILRSNPVTVMRMFEKRVDALMAKLILSPARPIGEVEDYFYRVEFQARGSPHIHMLVWVKDAPVYGEDLDHTVCRFIDRHISCQMPDPEKDPELHKIVSEVQVHSRSHTGSCRKGNVVCRYGFPKLPFDITWITEPFAADVEMEDGQDQEEVMKERREQIRRQQREAKEKLRHLRELLMDPKASFESLSDLLRRCDLEHDAYMKCAENLTSGSVVMLKRQPKECWVNAYNPDLLRAWNANMDIQYVLDEYCCAMYMMSYITKPEHEMTEILNSVVKTSRESAFNQSEEMRKIMQAYAKHREVSAQEAVARTCSLPLKKCSRSVIFLSTDEEAMKMSLPMSRLKDMAPESEEVWMLGVPEKYLFRPKTPEFQRMCLAEFASDYRVVYGEQAQGPSAIALLCDKGHIAKRTAGKPAVIRYARFSETKAPEKHFRRLLKLYLPHRSDEELNDGGRTSYEEFYKSRRDVKDIVEHNRKRFEGRGAGMDKALQNVQFGPVLNAWNTFAPEVEAERQECLELREKIPEEQDEDAVPDFEDLNVGEPVPRIEAPRLSPDFVRKMFQSLNETQACVFYAVRQWCLRRVWGQDPEPFHYFVSGGAGCGKSHVIKCIHEEATRILRQLPRFRDAADMSQPTVLLTAFTGTAAFNIAGKTLHSVLKLPRSLEPPYQGLGNALDELRATLSSVEILIIDEISMVSKKLFAYVNWRFQQLKGNRKPFGGISVLAVGDFYQLPPLGRAKPLCVYEETEFDLWRERFTMVNLTEIMRQKDDRTFAELLNRLRVKRKQDPLCAADRGLLMRAVSDGKDCPPGTLHVFATNKQVDGHNAATVASLLKGDVKIAAEDYRKDVATGRKVPVPNIKGTKRDLPDSIMAAEGARVMLIRNLNVEDGLVNGTFGTISTILPDRRDPKVVSFLGLKLDNTTAGQTLRKKLLGPSDDLVYVERSEESIGRKGGVVRRQFPVKLAFACTAHKVQGMTVTSAVVSLKRMFQPGMAYVALSRTTSLQGLTITDFDETKIYADPAITTALEDMRSASFQSVTPLLRRFNRTERPDAEVTIVHHNTQGLPSHMVDLKLHHELRLADVLCLTETHLSGSSVSSSFDLEGYTVFHRSRQACYTTCRDMASKAGGGVAVYCRSALMAEAPSCMGRVTDLECLVVKVEVPVKVLIATVYRPPDFGLQKFLPNLNALLDTLELLDHHPIVVCGDFNEDLLSRGKKSIRDALLSRGYNQLITESTTDKNTVIDHIYISQPEKCVQSGVLQTYYSYHSPVYCILTG; from the exons ATGCCTCGGAAGGGGAGACGCTCCCAGGCCCAGAAGCAGCGCTGGAGGAAGCTGGACGCGTCAGAGATGCCCACCCCTCCCGTCGACGCACCCCACTGCTCCCGCTCTCCCCAGTACAAG AAGGTTGGTTCCACCTTGCCAGCCGGACGGTTCTGGGAAGAGCGGCAGGCGCGTGCAAACCTTATTGCAC GCCGTGGCACCGGTTACCGCCACAAAGCTTTGAAATGGCCAACTTCACCCTTTACTGGGCGCAACCACAAGTTGGTCATTCCTCCTGAGCGCCCTGGAAAGAAG TTCATTCTTATTGTCGGGGACTCCCATCTACGTGCTCTTGTAGATGGCTTTATTCGGATGCCAGAGTCTCGGCTGAGCTTTGGCTTCCTGTCGATCCCGGGGGCGTCTGCTTCTGAAATTCGCACTGAGGTTCTGCACGCTGCAGTTCCTCGTGCACCTGATGCCGTCTGCGTCATGGCCCCTGGCAACAACCTGACCAGCACCACTGTTGAGAAGGCCGGTGTGGATTTTGCCAATCTCCTCACCACTTGTGGCAACCGCTGGTCCAAGGTTTTTGTGGTCGACTTTCCTCCCCGCCTGGTCGTTGACGTCCAACACCAGGACCTGCTTCGGCAGGAATACAGACGTGTGGCTGCTCGTATGG GTGTAAAGTTCTTCAACACTGCAGAGCACTTCCCCCTGAGTGATTTGGTGCTGTGGAGCAAGGATGGT GTCCATCTGAGTGATCGTGAGGGGATGGGGATCCTCGTCCAGTTGTTCTGGTCCGCTGCCAGCGAGCAACTGGTGACACCACCACTTCCTTCGCCCCCGATCCCTCCTCAGCCTCCAGTTCGGAAAGCTCCAGTGAGAGAGAGATCCCCTGCTCCACCCAGCCCGAAACCCCGTGAACGGAGGAAAATTGGTCAGGGCGGCAAG acGAGCCATCCTCGGGAACCTCCCCGGTCCAGAGGTTCACCAAAGCCCAGGATGGCTCAACAGCAG gtggaggagagctttCTTCCGCTGAACCCCATCTGGTTCAGCAGCACAGCCCTAAGTGCCATGGAGAAAGTGTCTCCCTCACATATGTCTTGCCTGGCGGATTTCAGTGCCATGGATAAAGTGTCTCCCTCCCATAAGTCTTGCCTGGCGGATTTCAAGGCTTCTCCTAAATCAAAGAAG CTGTTTGACTCACCCCCGGCCAGATTGTCCTGCAGTTGGGGCAAGACAGAAACCCCTGTTTGTTCTCCCATTGCAAAG ATGGCCAAGATAATGACCCCCTCACCGAATGGACAGGCCTGGACAGCTGATGATGCGGGCTGCAAGCCTCCTTCTCCTGAGAAG ATGACCCGAACACTGACTCCATCACAAACCAAGTGGCCCTGGTTCATGATAGCTGCATCCACCTCAGCTGATGCACCAACAGATAAT GATAAAACCAGGAGCGAGAGTCACCGTGTGGAGTCAGTCCGGGCCAGTCATTCTCAGAATGATAGGAGGTACAAAGTATTTTCCCGCAACCATCAGTGTAGCTGTAACGCATTGACATTTCTGGCATACCACACTGAGGGCTGTCAGTTCACCAGGACTACACTCGATAGAGTCCTGGCTCAGGGAGACGCGCTGTATGTCGGAGTCAAACAGCAGTTGATTCGCGACAAGACCTTCCAGAGCAATCACCTGACAGTTGAGGAGATGCCAAAACAAgtcctcacagacagacatttgTATAATGTCAACATGTCTGAGATCAGgtgtggctttttaaaaactcaagtATCGAGCCCTGGAAGAAGGCAGTGGTGGCTTCCGCTTGCCAGCCAGCTGGAGTCTCTTTCTGCAGAGGTTAATCAGGCTTTAATCATCATTTCACCTGAGGTTATTGCTGTTTTCCGTGATCAGTCCGGGAGGTATGGAGTGTTTGATTCCCACTCCAGAGACTCAAGAGGATTACCCTCTCATTCCGGGAAGGCGATTGTCATGACTTTTGCGGAACTCAGTGACCTGGCTAACCACCTGCACACACTCTTTAGAGACCGTGGAGACTCTGCAAGTTACGAGTTTGTCCCGGTTTCTTTTCAGACTGACAGCCCCAGTGAACATTCTCAACAATCCCCGGAAATCGAGGTTCAACATGAAGTGTCTGAACCTCCTCTCCTCACATGGCAGGCAGACAGTGGGACGGCTGTCAAAATTGAGGAGGACGTTAAAGGTTCCTCAGCTGTCCCACAAGCAATAAAGCTCTGTAAATTCAACAAAGATCGGAGGCGAAAAGCCAAGAGGAGAgcatgtgacaaaaaggaacaattgaaagaaaaaattgggaaaaaaactgGTGAGAGAATCAGGTATGCCAGCTGTGCTGAATTTcgcaggaagaaaattcaggcacagtgtgtgtgtgtgcaaaacaaCCGTGAACAACGGCTGTTGTCCTCTAAAAAATATTATGCCAAGTTTAATGTCAAAATGCGAGACAGAGTAAAAACCAAATACATGACAGATTCTGCTTTTCGGAGCAGGAAAATAAATTATGTTGTCAAGAG GTACAGTACGGATCCAGCCATTCTGAACAGGCAGAAAAAGTATGTTGTCCAGAGGTACAGGAAGGATCCAGAGTTCAGGCTACATCATATTCAACGCTGTAGCCTGCTCAGAAGACGCAGGTTGGCTGCCAATCCTGACATGCGTCAGAAGTTGCAGAGAGCACTGAGCATCAGGCGGAAATACCGACAGCTCGGAACCTCTTGCCAGCCAGTGCTCACTTCAGTGATGGCAGCGGCAATAGCAGCATTCCGTGAGACCATCAGCCATGGACCAACATACGTCTGTACGGTCTGCCACAGGACTATGTTTCCAAATCAAGTCAAGTCATGCAAGAGAGTTAAATACTCCACCAACATCGACGTTGCACAGGCTTGCTTGACTGGAACatatgtgcatgtctgtgaCGCTGAGTGCTCCTCCCCTTGCTCAATGCCACCAGAGAGACTGCAGGAGTGGATCTGCCACAACTGTGACAGCCACCTCAGCCGTGGGAGGATGCCAACACATGCAGTAGCGAACAATTTAGAGTTGGCAGCCATTCCCCCGGAGTTGGCCGAACTCAATGTGCTGGAGAGACAGCTCATCGCAAAAATCCTCCCGTTTGCGAAGATCATCGCCTTACCGAAAGGACAGCAGCGAGCAGTCCACGGAGCTGTTGTGTGTGTTCCATCGGAAGTGGAAAGCATTGTCAACAGTCTTCCACGTCCCCTCCCAGAAGCACAGCTACTGCAGGTGAAATTAAAGCGTCACATTCGATTCAAAGGTTACCAGCACTTCTACACTGTCAACATGAAGAATGTGCTGGTAGCCCTGGAAAAACTCAGAGAGCAACACTCTGAGTATTCCGATGTGACCATTGATGAACAGGCCACGTTCCAAAATCTCCTCCACGACTCAGATGATGAGTGCACGGATGATGCGCAGTGGGGAGAAGACAGCATGCTCgacgaggagctgctggaggcggCTGATAGCTACACTGAGCCAGTCTTGGCCGATTTTGTGTCAGACGCAGGAACGAGTCGGCCAGAAGACGACCAAACGCGCAATACTGACATGCCATCACCAAGCACTGAGCTGGAAAACCGGTCCAATGATGTCACGACAGAAACCCTCTTGGAGGAGTCTGCTGATGACATAGACTCTCAGCACGACAGCATGGATGCTGCCCAGTGGGGAGAAGACATCTTGGACCAAGAGCTGCTACAAGTGTCTGACAGCTACCAGACCAATTTAGCTGCAGACATACCCACCGAACAGCAGGAGGAGCTAAGACCTGGACTTGCTCTGGACACCTGCATGCAGCCACCAGACATTGCGCAGGAAATACTTTCCTATGGAGATGGCATTTTCAGCGTTGCCCCTGCCCAAGGCAACAAACCTGTGGGATTTTTTGCAATCCCCAAACTGGAAGCCATGGCGTTCCCTGTGCAGTTTCCCACGGGAGAGAACACGCTGGATGAAGACCGTCCCATCAAACTTTCACCCAGCAGATACTTTAACGCCAGGCTTTTCGGGGCAGACACGCGGTTTGCCGAGGACCAGACTTACCTTTTCTTTGCGCAGTTTGTAACGGAGACGAACCTTGCGAGAGGAAGTATGTCGATACAAATGCGCAAAGGAAAGATGCGCACAAAAGACGGGCGTGCCATCAAAAACTCCATGCTCCAGGAcaaagaggaggtggagagatTAATTCAGGCCAAAGAGGCCATGCGATTTATGCAGCCTCTGAGAGGCACACCCGCATATTGGAATAAAAGCCTGAGAGATTTGCATGCTATGCTCAGGCAACTCGGCAAACCGACgttctttttgactttttcgGCAGCTGAGATGAGATGGCCTGAAATAATTGGGGTCATCAAATCTCAGCAAGGACAAACACTTGGTGACTTTTCCGAACTGGACTGGAAAGCCAAGTGTGACATTTTGCGCAGTAACCCTGTCACCGTAATGCGCATGTTTGAAAAACGCGTGGATGCCCTTATGGCAAAGTTGATCCTCTCACCAGCGCGGCCGATCGGCGAGGTGGAGGATTATTTTTACCGCGTTGAATTTCAGGCCCGCGGAAGcccacacattcacatgctAGTGTGGGTCAAAGATGCCCCTGTGTACGGCGAGGACTTGGACCACACCGTATGCAGGTTCATTGACCGCCACATTTCCTGCCAGATGCCTGACCCCGAGAAGGACCCGGAGCTCCACAAAATCGTCTCGGAGGTTCAGGTACACAGCAGGAGCCACACCGGCTCTTGCCGAAAAGGAAACGTGGTGTGTCGTTATGGCTTCCCCAAGCTGCCGTTTGATATCACCTGGATCACGGAGCCCTTTGCTGCGGATGTGGAAATGGAAGATGGTCAAGACCAGGAAGAGGTGATGAAGGAACGGAGGGAGCAGATCCGTCGGCAGCAAAGGGAAGCAAAGGAAAAGCTTCGGCACCTGAGAGAGCTCCTCATGGATCCGAAGGCCTCCTTTGAGAGCTTGTCAGATCTCCTCCGTCGATGCGACTTGGAACACGACGCCTATATGAAGTGCGCCGAAAATCTGACAAGCGGGAGCGTGGTCATGCTGAAGCGGCAGCCGAAGGAGTGTTGGGTTAACGCCTATAACCCAGACCTTCTCCGCGCTTGGAACGCCAACATGGACATCCAGTACGTCCTGGACGAGTACTGCTGTGCCATGTACATGATGTCATACATCACCAAGCCAGAGCACGAGATGACCGAGATCCTGAACTCGGTCGTGAAGACCAGCAGAGAGTCTGCCTTCAACCAAAGTGAGGAAATGAGAAAGATCATGCAGGCCTATGCGAAGCACCGAGAGGTCAGCGCCCAGGAGGCAGTGGCTCGCACGTGCAGCTTGCCCCTGAAAAAGTGCTCGCGGTCTGTGATTTTCCTCTCCACAGACGAGGAAGCCATGAAGATGAGTCTTCCTATGAGTCGCCTGAAGGACATGGCACCTGAGTCTGAAGAGGTCTGGATGTTGGGGGTACCTGAGAAGTATCTGTTCCGACCAAAGACTCCCGAGTTTCAGAGGATGTGCCTGGCCGAATTTGCATCAGACTACCGGGTAGTCTACGGCGAACAAGCACAGGGCCCCAGTGCCATTGCCCTTTTGTGTGACAAAGGACATATTGCCAAGAGGACAGCCGGAAAACCAGCAGTCATTCGATATGCGCGCTTCTCTGAGACCAAGGCGccagaaaaacatttcagacgacTGCTAAAGCTGTACCTCCCCCACCGATCTGACGAGGAACTCAACGACGGGGGTCGCACCTCGTACGAAGAGTTCTACAAATCCCGACGCGACGTCAAGGACATCGTGGAGCACAACAGGAAGCGATTCGAGGGACGAGGCGCAGGCATGGATAAGGCACTCCAGAACGTCCAGTTCGGTCCGGTCCTCAACGCTTGGAACACGTTTGCACCCGAGGTTGAGGCGGAACGGCAGGAGTGTCTTGAGCTCCGTGAAAAGATCCCAGAGGAGCAGGACGAAGACGCCGTGCCCGACTTTGAAGACCTGAATGTCGGTGAACCCGTTCCCAGAATCGAGGCGCCTCGGTTAAGTCCAGACTTTGTCCGCAAGATGTTTCAGAGTCTGAACGAGACCCAGGCGTGCGTCTTCTACGCTGTGCGCCAGTGGTGCCTTCGGCGTGTGTGGGGCCAAGATCCAGAACCGTTCCACTACTTTGTCTCTGGTGGAGCTGGTTGCGGTAAGTCCCACGTCATCAAGTGCATTCATGAGGAAGCAACGAGGATTCTGCGGCAGCTCCCGAGATTCCGGGACGCAGCTGACATGTCCCAGCCCACTGTCCTTCTGACTGCCTTCACGGGCACGGCAGCCTTTAACATCGCGGGCAAAACGTTGCACTCTGTCCTTAAGCTTCCCAGGTCCCTGGAACCGCCGTACCAGGGCCTGGGCAATGCACTTGATGAACTTAGAGCAACTTTGTCTTCGGTGGAAATTCTCATCATCGATGAGATTTCCATGGTTTCCAAGAAGCTGTTTGCCTACGTCAACTGGCGATTCCAGCAGCTCAAAGGAAACCGAAAACCTTTTGGCGGCATTTCCGTTCTTGCAGTCGGTGACTTTTACCAGCTGCCGCCGCTGGGCAGGGCCAAGCCGCTCTGTGTCTACGAGGAGACAGAGTTCGATCTCTGGAGAGAGCGCTTCACCATGGTCAACCTCACGGAGATCATGCGTCAGAAGGATGACCGAACGTTCGCCGAACTCCTCAATCGACTGCGTGTCAAGCGCAAGCAAGATCCTCTGTGCGCTGCGGACAGAGGCTTGCTCATGAGAGCCGTCTCTGACGGCAAAGATTGCCCGCCAGGAACGCTGCACGTCTTTGCCACCAACAAGCAGGTAGATGGTCACAACGCAGCCACCGTGGCCTCCCTGCTTAAAGGGGACGTCAAAATAGCGGCCGAGGACTACAGGAAGGATGTCGCTACCGGCAGGAAGGTGCCTGTGCCCAACATCAAAGGCACCAAAAGAGATTTGCCTGACAGCATAATGGCAGCTGAAGGAGCAAGAGTTATGCTGATCAGGAATCTCAACGTGGAGGATGGCCTTGTCAATGGAACCTTTGGGACCATCTCCACCATTCTGCCTGACAGACGTGACCCCAAAGTCGTGAGCTTTCTTGGACTTAAACTGGACAATACCACAGCAGGACAGACTCTCCGCAAAAAGCTTCTGGGCCCCTCGGACGACTTGGTCTACGTCGAGAGATCCGAGGAGAGCATCGGTCGCAAGGGCGGAGTCGTGAGACGTCAGTTCCCCGTCAAGCTGGCCTTTGCGTGTACAGCCCACAAAGTTCAGGGAATGACGGTGACGTCGGCTGTCGTGAGCCTGAAACGCATGTTTCAGCCAGGCATGGCGTATGTGGCGCTTAGTCGCACCACTTCGCTTCAGGGTCTCACCATCACCGATTTTGATGAGACAAAAATCTATGCCGACCCTGCTATTACGACAGCTTTGGAAGACATGCGCAGCGCGAGTTTCCAGAGTGTTACTCCGCTGTTGCGCCGCTTCAACCGGACGGAGCGACCAGATGCAGAGGTGACAATCGTCCATCATAACACCCAAGGGCTTCCATCTCACATGGTGGACCTGAAGTTGCATCACGAACTCAGGTTGGCAGATGTGCTTTGTCTCACCGAGACACATCTGTCAGGGTCCTCTGTATCCTCGTCCTTTGATCTGGAGGGATACACTGTGTTTCACCGCAGCAGACAGGCGTGTTACACCACGTGCAGGGACATGGCGTCAAAGGCCGGGGGTGGAGTTGCCGTGTACTGCAGGAGCGCTCTGATGGCGGAGGCGCCGAGCTGCATGGGACGTGTCACAGATCTCGAATGTCTGGTCGTGAAGGTTGAGGTCCCAGTCAAAGTGCTAATAGCAACTGTGTATAGACCCCCAGATTTTGGTTTGCAAAAGTTTCTGCCAAACCTCAACGCTCTCTTGGACACATTGGAACTGTTGGATCACCACCCCATTGTTGTTTGTGGTGACTTCAATGAAGACCTCCTTTCTAGAGGCAAAAAAAGCATAAGAGATGCACTTCTGTCCAGGGGCTACAACCAATTGATCACAGAGTCTACCACAGACAAGAACACTGTGAttgatcacatttacatttcccaacctgagaaatgtgttcagtcagGTGTTCTCCAAACGTATTATAGCTATCACAGCCCGGTCTATTGCATTTTGACTGGCTAA